A DNA window from Roseovarius sp. Pro17 contains the following coding sequences:
- a CDS encoding TetR/AcrR family transcriptional regulator, protein MTKRGYHHGNLRQALVEAALALIEAKGPAGFTLSEAAKQAGVTPAAVYRHFGGREDLIAEAALQGYEMFGALMEHAYRSGQPSALTAFEATGRAYLAFARRHPGHYIAMFESGISVNRTPELAAAALAARRVLEEAAAQICQHIPAEKRPPAAMFSAHIWAMSHGVVELFARGAPGAASPFAPEDLLESGIGIYLRGLGLIAPDG, encoded by the coding sequence ATGACTAAGCGCGGCTATCACCACGGCAATCTGCGTCAGGCCCTCGTCGAGGCGGCGCTGGCGCTGATCGAGGCCAAGGGGCCGGCCGGATTTACCTTGTCCGAGGCGGCCAAGCAGGCAGGCGTGACCCCCGCCGCCGTCTATCGCCATTTTGGCGGGCGCGAGGATCTGATCGCCGAGGCCGCGCTGCAAGGCTACGAGATGTTCGGCGCGCTGATGGAGCATGCGTACCGCTCGGGCCAGCCCTCGGCGCTGACCGCATTCGAGGCAACGGGGCGCGCCTATCTCGCCTTTGCCCGCCGCCATCCAGGCCACTACATCGCTATGTTCGAAAGCGGCATTTCCGTCAATCGCACGCCCGAACTGGCCGCTGCCGCCCTCGCCGCGCGCCGCGTGCTAGAGGAAGCAGCTGCACAGATTTGCCAGCATATACCTGCTGAAAAACGCCCCCCCGCAGCGATGTTTTCAGCCCATATCTGGGCGATGAGCCATGGGGTGGTCGAGTTGTTCGCGCGCGGTGCGCCCGGCGCCGCCAGCCCCTTTGCCCCAGAGGATTTATTGGAGAGCGGGATTGGCATTTATCTGCGCGGTCTGGGACTAATTGCGCCCGACGGCTGA
- the ppk2 gene encoding polyphosphate kinase 2: MSLPFDGAISAYFQHDAPEHIREAIRTADKDDILEPDHPYPARMRRKEYESQLHAMQIELVKLQAWTKASGARIAIVFEGRDAAGKGGTIKRLRENLNPRGARVVALPKPSDTEATQWYFQRYADHLPAAGEIVFFDRSWYNRGVVEKVFGFCTDAERDLFFDQAPAFEKMLVQDGIILIKFWLNVGRAEQLRRFLSRESDPLKHWKLSWIDVEGLKKWDEYSSAISETLARTHTDHAPWTIIRSDDKRRARLAAIRRLLDAVPYVDKDAKAIGAVDPQIVGGPGLWADASGDQAAND; this comes from the coding sequence ATGAGCCTTCCCTTCGATGGCGCGATTAGCGCGTATTTCCAGCATGACGCGCCCGAGCATATTCGCGAGGCGATCCGTACCGCGGACAAGGACGACATTCTTGAGCCGGACCACCCCTATCCGGCCCGGATGCGCCGCAAGGAATACGAATCTCAGCTGCATGCGATGCAGATCGAACTGGTCAAGTTGCAGGCCTGGACCAAGGCGTCGGGCGCGCGTATCGCTATCGTCTTTGAGGGGCGTGACGCCGCAGGCAAGGGCGGCACGATCAAGCGTCTGCGCGAGAATCTCAATCCGCGCGGCGCGCGGGTCGTCGCCCTGCCCAAACCGTCCGATACCGAGGCCACCCAGTGGTATTTCCAGCGCTACGCCGACCACCTGCCCGCTGCGGGCGAAATAGTCTTCTTTGACCGCAGCTGGTACAATCGCGGCGTCGTCGAAAAGGTGTTCGGTTTTTGCACGGACGCCGAGCGCGACCTGTTTTTCGATCAGGCCCCGGCGTTCGAAAAAATGTTGGTGCAGGACGGAATCATCCTGATCAAATTCTGGCTGAACGTCGGCCGAGCCGAGCAGTTGCGTCGCTTTCTCAGCCGCGAGAGTGATCCGTTAAAGCATTGGAAACTCAGCTGGATCGACGTCGAAGGTCTGAAGAAGTGGGATGAATACTCGTCCGCTATCAGCGAGACTCTGGCCCGCACGCATACCGATCACGCGCCATGGACGATCATCCGTTCCGACGACAAACGGCGTGCACGCCTCGCCGCCATTCGCCGCCTTCTGGATGCTGTGCCCTACGTCGACAAGGACGCCAAGGCCATCGGTGCAGTCGATCCGCAGATCGTCGGCGGTCCGGGTCTATGGGCCGATGCGTCAGGCGATCAGGCAGCGAATGACTAA
- a CDS encoding alpha/beta hydrolase, whose translation MIYLLLFTAIVIAIVQITASLREAQAVRDFLPEGQIVDVGGIQVHAVVMGSGPDLVLIHGASGNTRDMTFSLAPRLAARYRVIVFDRPGLGYTERLNRTGATLTQQATLLRDAARQLGAKRPIVMGQSYGGAVALAWAAHYPDDVAALVPVAAASNPWETPLDPFYRVTSSWWGKALVVPLITAFVPKSVVTSSVESVFAPQDAPKGYADHIGAPLTLRRASLRANADQRANILSEIKQLVPRYVHITAPTEIVHGTADTTVNLEIHSAKLVNQIDGAVLTRLPGIGHMVQHVAADAVIAAIDRATARAGL comes from the coding sequence ATGATATATCTTTTATTATTTACCGCGATCGTCATCGCGATCGTCCAAATCACTGCGTCCCTACGCGAGGCGCAGGCCGTCCGCGATTTCCTGCCCGAAGGCCAGATTGTCGATGTCGGCGGCATTCAGGTCCACGCCGTTGTCATGGGCTCCGGCCCCGATCTGGTACTGATCCACGGGGCCAGCGGCAACACGCGCGACATGACATTCTCGCTCGCGCCACGCCTGGCTGCGCGTTACCGCGTCATCGTTTTCGACCGCCCCGGCCTTGGCTATACTGAGCGGCTGAATAGGACCGGCGCGACGTTGACCCAGCAGGCAACGCTGCTTCGCGATGCCGCGCGCCAATTGGGCGCCAAGCGGCCCATCGTGATGGGCCAAAGCTATGGTGGCGCCGTCGCGCTGGCATGGGCTGCGCACTATCCCGACGATGTCGCCGCCCTCGTCCCCGTCGCCGCAGCGTCGAACCCGTGGGAAACACCGCTGGATCCGTTCTACCGCGTGACGTCGTCGTGGTGGGGCAAGGCGCTGGTGGTGCCGCTGATTACTGCCTTCGTGCCGAAATCGGTGGTCACATCATCGGTCGAGTCGGTCTTTGCGCCGCAGGACGCGCCCAAGGGGTATGCCGACCACATCGGCGCGCCGCTGACCTTGCGCCGCGCTTCCCTGCGCGCGAATGCCGATCAGCGCGCCAATATCCTGAGCGAGATCAAGCAACTAGTGCCCCGATACGTGCATATCACGGCGCCCACGGAAATCGTTCATGGCACGGCCGATACGACCGTGAACCTTGAAATTCACTCCGCCAAGCTAGTGAATCAGATCGACGGCGCGGTTCTGACGCGCCTGCCCGGCATCGGCCACATGGTCCAACACGTAGCGGCCGATGCTGTCATCGCCGCTATCGACCGCGCAACTGCGCGCGCGGGTCTTTAG
- the metA gene encoding homoserine O-acetyltransferase MetA has product MPIKIPSDLPAYDVLTREGVMVMDEDQAATQDIRPLRIGLLNLMPKKIQTENQFARLIGATPLQIELSLIRMSEHQARNTAADHMESFYRSFAEVAATDEKFDGLIITGAPIEHLEFHNVTYWDELRRVFDWTQTHVQSTFGVCWGGMAMINHFHGVEKHILDAKAFGCFRHDNMQPASPYLRGFSDDMVVPVSRWTEMRQAEIDAAKGLTTLLHSDEVGPCLVEDEARRALYVFNHFEYDSDTLKQEYDRDVASGTPINVPCNYYPGDDPAQSPRNRWRSHAHLLYGNWISQIYQTTPYDIATIGA; this is encoded by the coding sequence ATGCCCATCAAGATCCCCTCTGACCTGCCCGCCTACGACGTGCTCACGCGCGAAGGCGTTATGGTTATGGACGAGGATCAGGCGGCGACGCAGGACATTCGCCCTCTGCGCATCGGCCTGCTGAATCTGATGCCGAAAAAGATCCAGACCGAAAATCAATTTGCACGCCTGATCGGCGCGACACCGCTCCAGATTGAGCTGAGTCTCATTCGCATGAGCGAACATCAGGCGCGCAACACAGCGGCCGATCATATGGAGAGCTTCTATCGCTCCTTCGCCGAAGTGGCCGCCACGGATGAGAAATTCGACGGCCTCATCATCACAGGCGCACCCATCGAGCATCTGGAATTCCACAACGTCACCTACTGGGACGAGCTGCGCCGCGTATTCGACTGGACGCAGACCCATGTGCAGTCCACGTTCGGCGTCTGCTGGGGCGGCATGGCTATGATTAATCATTTTCACGGCGTCGAGAAACACATACTGGACGCCAAGGCGTTCGGCTGCTTTCGCCATGACAACATGCAGCCCGCCTCGCCTTACCTGCGCGGGTTTTCCGACGACATGGTCGTGCCGGTCAGCCGCTGGACCGAAATGCGCCAGGCCGAGATCGACGCGGCAAAGGGGCTCACGACCCTTCTGCACAGCGACGAGGTGGGGCCGTGTCTGGTCGAGGACGAGGCGCGCCGCGCGCTCTATGTCTTTAACCATTTCGAATATGATAGCGACACGCTGAAACAGGAATACGACCGTGACGTCGCGTCCGGCACGCCGATCAACGTGCCGTGCAACTATTATCCCGGCGATGACCCTGCTCAGTCCCCGCGTAATCGCTGGCGCAGCCATGCGCATCTGCTTTATGGCAACTGGATTTCGCAGATTTATCAAACGACGCCCTATGACATCGCCACCATTGGGGCATGA
- a CDS encoding ATPase, whose translation MIYSTARDWREAPNKHVLFYGMSGLGKTHLSNILRASGDWFHYSIDYRIGTRHMGELIADNAKAHAMQVPFLRDLLLSDSIYIGSNITFNNLAPVSTYLGKPGSVAKGGMPIEDYRVRQDQFRRAEIAALNDTGYFIDRAARLYGYPNFICDTGGSICEWVDGNDPNDPLLTELSQHCLLVRLEGTEAHTAELIRRFDRAPKPMAYQPEFLNTVWDEYLRENNCIESDVDPDSFIRWTYARALAHRKPRYEAMAPWGVTLTPADVERITDAASFTDVIAEVIDRRAQTTT comes from the coding sequence ATGATCTACTCCACCGCACGGGACTGGCGGGAGGCCCCGAATAAACACGTGTTGTTCTACGGAATGTCGGGGCTGGGCAAGACGCATCTGTCGAACATACTGCGCGCGTCGGGCGACTGGTTTCATTACTCGATCGACTACCGCATCGGCACCCGCCACATGGGCGAGTTGATCGCCGACAACGCCAAGGCGCACGCGATGCAGGTGCCATTTTTGCGCGATCTGCTGCTGTCGGATTCGATCTATATCGGCTCAAATATCACGTTCAACAATCTCGCCCCCGTCTCGACCTATCTGGGCAAGCCGGGATCGGTGGCCAAGGGCGGAATGCCTATCGAGGATTACCGCGTCCGGCAGGACCAGTTTCGCCGGGCTGAAATCGCGGCGCTAAACGATACCGGCTATTTCATCGACCGCGCCGCGCGCCTTTATGGTTATCCCAATTTCATCTGCGACACCGGCGGGTCGATCTGCGAATGGGTGGATGGGAACGATCCGAACGATCCGCTGCTGACCGAACTTTCGCAGCACTGTCTGCTGGTAAGGCTGGAGGGCACGGAGGCACACACCGCCGAACTGATCCGCCGCTTTGATCGCGCGCCGAAACCGATGGCCTACCAGCCTGAATTCCTGAACACTGTTTGGGACGAATACCTGCGCGAAAACAATTGCATCGAGAGTGACGTTGATCCAGACAGCTTTATCCGCTGGACATATGCCCGCGCGCTGGCGCACCGCAAACCGCGCTACGAAGCGATGGCCCCTTGGGGCGTTACCCTGACACCTGCTGATGTCGAGCGTATCACCGATGCCGCCAGTTTCACGGACGTGATCGCCGAGGTCATTGATCGCCGCGCTCAGACCACTACCTAA
- a CDS encoding outer membrane protein transport protein, with protein MRHVLFTTASTLALLANAGHAGNLDTNQTPIDIIFETGNYAELSYARVAPSVSGRDNLGNPISNVANDFSLLGSGIKFQLTDRLSMALIHDQPYGVDILYGGSPATTLLGGTLADADTNALTMLVRYDVADGIALYGGPRVVRAEGHVRLSGLAYGPLNGYDVKFGADQAVGYVLGAAYERPEIAFRAALTYHSEVELDLPSLETFPGGAPVQTGDTVSKLPQSIKLQVQSGIAKDTLVFGSIRWSEHSVFTLDPPSAAPNLTELDDAWTYEVGVGRRFSDKLSGKLTYTHEDETGNILVSPLAPTKGRQSVALGAEYQLTDTVSLSGGVRYTWIGDSRPETGTPDTARAFFSDNDAVSVGMKIGVTF; from the coding sequence ATGAGACATGTCCTGTTCACCACAGCTTCCACTCTCGCCTTGTTGGCCAACGCAGGCCACGCCGGCAATCTTGACACCAACCAGACCCCGATAGATATCATCTTTGAGACGGGCAACTATGCTGAGCTTTCCTACGCTCGCGTTGCTCCCAGCGTCTCGGGGCGGGACAATCTGGGCAATCCGATCTCGAACGTGGCGAATGATTTCTCGCTGCTGGGCAGCGGGATCAAGTTCCAGTTGACCGACCGCCTCTCGATGGCACTGATCCACGATCAGCCCTACGGCGTGGACATCCTCTATGGCGGTAGCCCGGCCACGACGCTGCTGGGCGGCACCCTCGCGGACGCCGACACCAACGCGCTGACCATGCTGGTGCGCTACGATGTGGCCGACGGCATCGCGCTCTATGGTGGGCCTCGGGTGGTTCGGGCCGAGGGTCACGTGAGGCTGTCTGGCCTCGCCTACGGCCCGCTCAACGGCTACGACGTGAAATTCGGCGCCGATCAGGCGGTGGGCTACGTTCTGGGCGCGGCCTACGAGAGGCCCGAGATCGCCTTTCGCGCGGCGCTGACCTACCATTCCGAGGTCGAGCTTGACCTTCCATCGCTCGAGACTTTCCCGGGCGGAGCTCCGGTACAGACTGGCGACACCGTCTCCAAACTGCCGCAGAGCATCAAGTTGCAGGTGCAATCCGGCATCGCAAAGGACACCTTGGTATTTGGCAGTATCCGCTGGTCCGAACACAGCGTCTTTACCCTCGATCCGCCAAGTGCGGCACCCAACCTGACCGAACTTGACGACGCGTGGACCTATGAGGTTGGCGTCGGGCGGCGCTTTTCCGACAAGCTGTCGGGCAAGTTGACCTATACCCACGAGGACGAAACCGGAAACATTCTGGTCTCGCCCCTCGCGCCCACTAAGGGACGGCAATCGGTGGCCTTGGGCGCCGAGTATCAACTGACCGACACGGTCAGCCTGTCGGGCGGCGTAAGGTACACTTGGATCGGCGATTCCCGCCCCGAAACTGGCACGCCCGACACCGCGCGCGCGTTTTTCTCGGACAACGACGCAGTCAGCGTCGGCATGAAGATCGGCGTGACATTCTGA
- the guaA gene encoding glutamine-hydrolyzing GMP synthase, protein MNETHHEPLLIIDFGSQVTQLIARRLRELDVYCEIHPFQKVTDIFLDDMAPRAIILSGGPASVIDDGSPRPPMKVFEMGVPVLGICYGQQVMMHMLGGRVERGDGTAEFGRAYVTPTKERIDLLKGWFLEEREQVWMSHGDHVAAIAPGFEIYGTSPGAPFAVTADLARRFYAVQFHPEVHHTPNGKTLYQNFIQDAGFTGDWTMAAYREEAVRQIREQVGEKQVICGLSGGVDSSVAAVLIHEAIGDQLTCVFVDHGLLRQGEADEVVTMFRDHYNIPLIHADEADLFLGELDGVSDPETKRKIIGRLFIDVFQKYANGIDGAEFLAQGTLYPDVIESVSFSGGPSVTIKSHHNVGGLPEKMGLKLIEPLRELFKDEVRALGMELGLPASFIGRHPFPGPGLAIRCPGEITREKLDILRKADAVYIDQIRKHGLYDEIWQAFVAILPVRTVGVMGDSRTYDFACALRAVTSVDGMTADYYPFTHEFLGETATRIINEVRGINRVTYDITSKPPGTIEWE, encoded by the coding sequence ATGAATGAGACACATCACGAACCCCTTCTTATCATCGACTTCGGCTCTCAGGTGACGCAGCTAATTGCGCGCCGCCTGCGCGAGCTGGACGTCTATTGCGAAATCCATCCGTTCCAGAAGGTGACGGACATCTTTCTGGATGACATGGCCCCGCGCGCCATCATACTGTCAGGCGGCCCGGCCAGCGTCATCGACGACGGTTCGCCGCGCCCCCCGATGAAAGTGTTCGAGATGGGCGTACCCGTCCTTGGCATCTGCTACGGCCAGCAGGTCATGATGCACATGCTGGGTGGCCGCGTCGAGCGCGGCGATGGCACCGCCGAATTCGGCCGCGCTTACGTCACGCCTACAAAAGAGCGCATCGACCTGCTGAAAGGCTGGTTCCTGGAAGAGCGCGAGCAGGTCTGGATGAGCCATGGCGATCATGTCGCCGCCATCGCGCCTGGCTTCGAGATCTACGGCACCTCCCCCGGCGCGCCCTTTGCCGTGACGGCGGACCTCGCGCGTCGGTTCTACGCCGTCCAGTTCCACCCCGAGGTGCATCACACCCCGAACGGCAAGACGCTCTATCAGAATTTCATTCAGGACGCCGGATTCACTGGCGACTGGACCATGGCCGCCTACCGCGAAGAGGCCGTGCGCCAGATTCGCGAGCAGGTCGGCGAAAAACAGGTGATCTGCGGCCTCTCCGGCGGCGTCGATTCCAGTGTCGCCGCCGTCCTCATCCACGAGGCAATCGGCGACCAGCTGACCTGCGTTTTCGTCGATCACGGTCTGCTACGCCAAGGCGAGGCCGACGAAGTCGTCACGATGTTCCGCGACCATTACAACATCCCGCTGATTCACGCGGATGAGGCCGATCTGTTTCTGGGTGAGCTTGACGGCGTAAGCGACCCGGAAACCAAGAGAAAAATCATTGGTCGCCTGTTCATCGACGTCTTTCAGAAGTACGCGAACGGCATTGATGGCGCCGAATTCCTGGCCCAAGGCACGCTCTATCCGGACGTCATCGAATCGGTCAGCTTTTCGGGCGGTCCTTCGGTCACGATAAAATCGCACCACAATGTCGGCGGCCTGCCTGAAAAAATGGGCCTCAAACTGATCGAACCGCTGCGTGAGCTCTTCAAGGACGAGGTTCGCGCCCTTGGTATGGAGCTGGGCTTGCCTGCCAGTTTCATCGGGCGCCATCCATTTCCCGGCCCCGGCCTCGCCATTCGCTGCCCCGGCGAGATTACCCGAGAAAAGCTGGATATTCTGCGCAAGGCTGACGCCGTCTATATCGACCAGATTCGCAAACACGGACTTTATGACGAAATTTGGCAGGCTTTTGTTGCAATCCTGCCCGTGCGCACTGTGGGCGTCATGGGCGACAGCCGCACCTATGATTTTGCCTGTGCGCTACGCGCGGTGACCTCCGTCGACGGTATGACCGCCGATTACTACCCCTTCACCCATGAATTTCTGGGTGAAACGGCGACGCGCATCATCAACGAGGTCCGCGGCATCAACCGTGTGACCTACGACATCACATCCAAACCTCCGGGAACGATCGAGTGGGAATAG
- a CDS encoding trimethylamine methyltransferase family protein — MAEVEAPRRARGGGGAARRAERTAVSIETAKYIERNIPVYDMLNEEALEIIEANAETVLAEIGVNVVDNPKALERWREAGAEIDGERVRIPRGLARKLCSTAPSRYTQHARNPERNVEIGGKTLVCAPVYGPPFVRDMEGGRRYATMDDFRKFVKLGYMSKWLHMSGGTVCEPTDIPVNKRHLDMLHAHMTLSDKPFMGSVTDPSRAQDSVDMCGILFGEQFVQDNTVMTSLINVNSPLTFDDVMMGALEVYAANNQACIISPFIVGGAMAPVSVIGTLTQVLAEVMAGVAYSQLVRPGAPVIFGAFVTSIDMNSGAPTFGTPEASHILYGAGQLARRMNLPYRSGGALCGSKLPDAQAAYESAHTLNAVLLGGVNFMLHSCGWLEGGLVAGFEKFVMDADQLGILHNMARGVSHDENGQAMDAIREVGPGGHYLGCAHTQANFKDAFWRTELLDYKPFETWDEEGARDTMTLANLRMHRMLDTYQRPSLDQGITDALDEYIAKKKASMPDAFM, encoded by the coding sequence ATGGCAGAAGTAGAGGCCCCAAGACGCGCACGGGGCGGTGGAGGCGCTGCCCGCCGGGCCGAGCGGACAGCCGTCAGCATTGAGACCGCCAAGTATATTGAGCGCAACATCCCCGTCTACGACATGCTGAACGAGGAGGCGCTGGAGATCATTGAGGCAAACGCCGAAACGGTTCTGGCCGAGATCGGCGTCAATGTCGTCGACAACCCCAAGGCACTGGAGCGTTGGCGCGAGGCGGGCGCCGAGATCGACGGCGAGCGCGTGCGAATCCCTCGCGGCCTGGCCCGCAAGCTGTGTTCGACCGCGCCCAGCCGCTATACCCAGCACGCGCGCAATCCTGAGCGGAACGTCGAAATCGGCGGCAAGACCCTCGTTTGCGCGCCGGTCTACGGCCCTCCCTTCGTGCGCGATATGGAGGGCGGGCGGCGCTATGCCACGATGGATGATTTCCGCAAATTCGTGAAGCTGGGCTATATGTCGAAATGGCTGCACATGTCGGGCGGCACGGTTTGCGAGCCTACAGACATTCCGGTGAATAAGCGCCACCTTGATATGCTGCACGCGCACATGACCCTGTCGGACAAACCCTTCATGGGCTCGGTCACCGATCCCAGCCGCGCGCAGGACAGTGTGGATATGTGCGGCATCCTGTTCGGCGAGCAGTTCGTGCAGGACAATACGGTGATGACATCGCTGATCAACGTCAACTCGCCGCTGACCTTCGATGATGTGATGATGGGCGCGCTTGAGGTCTATGCCGCCAACAATCAGGCGTGCATCATTTCGCCCTTTATCGTCGGCGGTGCGATGGCGCCGGTGTCGGTTATCGGAACGCTGACGCAGGTGCTGGCCGAGGTCATGGCGGGCGTCGCCTATAGTCAGCTGGTGCGCCCCGGCGCGCCGGTGATCTTTGGCGCGTTCGTCACGTCCATCGACATGAACTCGGGCGCGCCCACCTTCGGCACGCCCGAGGCGAGCCATATTCTATACGGCGCGGGACAACTTGCGCGACGGATGAACCTGCCATACCGCTCTGGCGGAGCGCTGTGCGGGTCGAAATTGCCGGATGCACAGGCGGCTTACGAGTCGGCGCATACGCTGAACGCGGTGCTTTTGGGTGGCGTCAACTTCATGCTGCACAGCTGCGGTTGGCTAGAGGGCGGCCTTGTCGCCGGGTTCGAGAAGTTCGTGATGGATGCGGACCAACTGGGCATCCTGCACAACATGGCGCGCGGCGTCAGCCATGATGAGAACGGGCAGGCGATGGATGCCATCCGCGAGGTCGGGCCAGGCGGGCACTATCTGGGCTGTGCGCACACGCAGGCCAATTTCAAGGATGCGTTCTGGCGCACCGAGTTGCTGGATTACAAACCGTTCGAGACATGGGATGAGGAGGGCGCGCGCGATACGATGACGCTGGCCAACCTGCGCATGCACCGGATGCTGGACACCTATCAGCGTCCCTCACTGGATCAGGGTATCACCGACGCCTTGGACGAATACATCGCGAAAAAGAAGGCGTCGATGCCCGACGCCTTTATGTAA
- a CDS encoding DUF6477 family protein yields the protein MYDILKALDNLRRPRLLIRAARIGAAEYRRDAHLRRHFGYGALPRSASALARLVEMEEVLNDQRQSDRTRYSATRHVEILIAMMGEARILRSAQAA from the coding sequence ATGTACGATATCCTAAAAGCCCTCGACAACCTGCGCCGTCCGCGCCTTTTGATCCGCGCTGCGCGTATTGGCGCAGCCGAATACCGGCGCGACGCGCATCTGCGCCGTCATTTCGGCTATGGCGCGTTGCCACGCAGCGCATCCGCGCTGGCCCGTCTGGTAGAGATGGAGGAGGTGCTCAACGATCAACGCCAGAGTGATCGCACGCGCTATTCGGCCACGCGCCATGTCGAGATCCTGATCGCCATGATGGGTGAGGCCCGGATCCTGCGCAGCGCACAAGCGGCCTGA
- a CDS encoding DUF6456 domain-containing protein codes for MLDRGTDSVGAHSVPSWVPHGAKLYLAHTEQGSSIRALARQNGCHASTVMRRIRHFETRRDDPMVDEALRRLGCRVAPRKEAGSLNQETAMTTQTQEQPGNVAEVTEAQLTHEAGRILRRLAEAGAVLAVAAQMEKAVVVRGDGGGDPTRTAVVDRAVAEAMALKGWIACDAPGRLAKYHITKAGRAALGGLLAKAENRASGFADAQAPFSMEGADSGEAAPRRIRYGTSESPLIALARRRDRDGSRFIPEDLVRAGERLREDFELSQMGPRVTQDWSRFLTAPGGGGNAGGHSRGFEAARRRVEGALHDLGPGLGDIALRCCCHLEGLEKAEKRMGWSARSGKIVLRIALQRLKRHYEGLGEAGGMIW; via the coding sequence ATGTTGGATAGGGGAACAGACAGCGTCGGCGCGCATAGCGTGCCGTCTTGGGTGCCGCATGGGGCGAAGCTATACCTCGCCCATACCGAGCAGGGATCGTCGATCCGTGCGCTGGCGCGGCAAAACGGCTGTCATGCCTCGACGGTGATGCGCCGTATCCGCCATTTCGAGACCCGCCGCGACGACCCCATGGTGGACGAGGCGCTACGCCGTCTCGGCTGTCGCGTCGCCCCGAGAAAAGAGGCCGGTTCCCTGAATCAGGAGACTGCCATGACGACCCAGACCCAAGAACAGCCCGGCAACGTGGCCGAGGTGACCGAAGCCCAATTGACGCACGAGGCGGGTCGCATCCTGCGTCGCCTGGCCGAGGCCGGGGCGGTGCTGGCCGTCGCGGCGCAGATGGAAAAGGCCGTCGTGGTACGCGGTGATGGCGGCGGCGATCCCACGCGCACAGCTGTCGTCGATCGCGCGGTGGCCGAGGCGATGGCGCTGAAAGGCTGGATCGCCTGCGACGCGCCGGGCCGTCTGGCAAAGTACCACATCACCAAGGCGGGCCGCGCCGCGTTAGGCGGTCTGCTGGCCAAGGCCGAAAACCGCGCCTCGGGCTTTGCCGATGCGCAGGCACCGTTCAGCATGGAAGGGGCCGATAGCGGCGAGGCCGCGCCGCGTCGCATCCGCTATGGCACCAGTGAAAGCCCGCTGATTGCGCTTGCACGACGCCGCGACCGCGATGGTAGCCGGTTCATCCCCGAGGATCTGGTGCGCGCAGGCGAGCGTCTGCGCGAAGATTTCGAACTGAGCCAGATGGGCCCGCGGGTGACTCAGGATTGGAGCCGCTTTCTGACCGCGCCCGGTGGTGGTGGCAACGCAGGCGGACATTCCCGCGGGTTTGAGGCCGCGCGCCGCCGGGTCGAGGGTGCGCTGCATGACCTTGGTCCCGGTCTGGGCGATATTGCGCTACGTTGCTGTTGCCATCTGGAAGGGCTGGAGAAGGCCGAAAAGCGGATGGGCTGGTCCGCGCGCTCGGGCAAGATCGTGCTGCGCATCGCGTTGCAACGGCTCAAACGGCATTACGAGGGCCTTGGCGAGGCGGGCGGCATGATCTGGTAG
- a CDS encoding VIT1/CCC1 transporter family protein: MDWETHRREAHALGRTQEFLKQIVYGGNDGIVTTFAVVAGFAGAQADGVAQIGGVAVLVFGLANLFADAVSMGLGEFLSMRSEHDLYRNRRASEMIEVEEDPDQERAELFQIMRQRGVPDGDADRLADLLIRHPQITSDLMMTYEFGMLDPDEENPVLSGLMTFMSFLTFGAIPLVPYFLLDPEPQTFWLSVGATVAALVALGLLRWNATGELMARTVGETVLVGTVCAVVAYTVGAIVGG, encoded by the coding sequence ATGGACTGGGAAACACACCGGCGCGAGGCGCATGCCCTCGGCCGCACACAGGAATTTTTGAAACAGATCGTCTACGGTGGCAATGACGGCATCGTCACCACCTTCGCCGTCGTTGCGGGCTTTGCCGGCGCTCAGGCCGACGGGGTGGCGCAGATCGGCGGGGTGGCGGTGCTGGTCTTCGGCCTTGCCAACCTCTTTGCAGACGCGGTCAGCATGGGGCTGGGCGAATTCCTGTCGATGCGTTCGGAGCATGATCTGTATCGCAACCGCCGCGCTAGCGAGATGATCGAAGTCGAGGAAGACCCCGATCAGGAGCGCGCCGAGCTGTTCCAGATCATGCGCCAGCGCGGCGTTCCTGATGGTGACGCGGACAGGCTTGCCGATCTCTTGATCCGTCATCCGCAGATCACCAGCGATTTGATGATGACTTATGAGTTTGGCATGCTTGACCCGGACGAAGAAAATCCAGTCCTGTCCGGATTGATGACATTCATGTCTTTCCTGACGTTTGGCGCGATCCCGCTCGTCCCGTATTTCCTGCTCGATCCCGAACCGCAGACCTTCTGGCTGTCGGTTGGCGCAACGGTGGCGGCGCTGGTCGCGCTTGGCCTTCTGCGCTGGAACGCCACGGGCGAACTGATGGCCCGCACAGTCGGCGAGACGGTGCTGGTTGGCACCGTCTGCGCCGTGGTCGCCTATACGGTCGGCGCCATTGTCGGGGGTTGA